One Candidatus Limnocylindrales bacterium genomic window, CTTCCGGGGCCAGATTGCCGTAGAGAATTCGGAGATGGCCGGTTTTCTTGATGGGATTGGATAAAGGAAAAATGATTTTCTGGCCTGCGGCGAGGTCAGGGGCATTTTCTAAATTTTCGGCCAGGGTTTTTCCCGTGACTGTCAAGCAATCCCCATGCAGTAGCCCTTCCTTCAAGAGTAATTTCTGAACCGCAGGTACTCCCCCAACCTGGTATAGATCTTCCATTACATACTTACCGCTGGGTTTCAAGTCTGCTATATAAGGCGTTCGATAACCAATTTCTTGAAAGTCGGAGAGGCTCAAGGGGACCTCCACTGCCTTGGCGATAGCCATAAGATGGAGCACTGCATTGGTAGAGCCACCGAGGGCCATTACCATGGTAATGGCATTTTCAAAGGCTTTACGGGTCATGATATCCCGGGGCTTGATGTCTTTCTCCATCAGATTCCGTATGGCCGGGCCGACCTGGGAACATTCTCGACGTTTTTCTTCGCTGGTAGCGGGGCTGGAGGAACTAAAAGGGAGGCTCATTCCCATGGTCTCGATGGCAGCAGCCATGGTGTTGGCTGTGTACATACCTCCACACGCTCCGGGACCCGGACAGGCATATCGAATTACTTTTTTCATTTCTTCTTCGGTTATTTGACCCGCAACGAACTGGCCGTAGGCTTCAAAAGCCGAAACCAGATCCAGCTTCCTGTTACCGAGAAACCCAGGTCGAATCGTACCCCCGTAAATCATGATACTGGGCCGGTTTAATCGTCCCATGGCAATCAGCGTACCCGGCATGTTCTTATCGCATCCGGGAATAGAGATGTTGGCATCGTACCATTGGGCTCGCATCACCGTTTCAATGGAATCTGCAATGATTTCACGGGAAAGCAGCGAATATTTCATCCCTTCGGTCCCCATGGAGATCCCATCGCTGACGCCAATGGTATGAAAAATAAATCCAACCAGTCCCGCTTCCTGAACACTGGCCTTAACCA contains:
- the ilvD gene encoding dihydroxy-acid dehydratase, translated to MSGPLNKYSSVLTQKRSQVGSQAMLYATGLTEADMDKAQVGIASMGWEGNPCNMHLNDLARLVKASVQEAGLVGFIFHTIGVSDGISMGTEGMKYSLLSREIIADSIETVMRAQWYDANISIPGCDKNMPGTLIAMGRLNRPSIMIYGGTIRPGFLGNRKLDLVSAFEAYGQFVAGQITEEEMKKVIRYACPGPGACGGMYTANTMAAAIETMGMSLPFSSSSPATSEEKRRECSQVGPAIRNLMEKDIKPRDIMTRKAFENAITMVMALGGSTNAVLHLMAIAKAVEVPLSLSDFQEIGYRTPYIADLKPSGKYVMEDLYQVGGVPAVQKLLLKEGLLHGDCLTVTGKTLAENLENAPDLAAGQKIIFPLSNPIKKTGHLRILYGNLAPEGAVAKITGKEGTHFSGPAKVFDSEEACLEGIEKGKVVAGDVVVIRYEGPKGGPGMREMLSITSAIMGAGLGSSVALITDGRFSGGTHGFVVGHITPEAQSGGLLAIVEDGDRITIDAEQNTITLEVPQEVIDQRLARWSPPPYKVTKGVLYKFIKTVSSASEGCVTDQ